From the genome of Persephonella atlantica:
AAGGATGTTATAAAGGTTGCAATTGTTGGAAAACCAAACGCAGGAAAGTCATCACTGCTGAACGCAATACTTGGAGAAGAAAGGGCTGTAGTTTCTAACATACCCGGAACAACAAGGGATGTGATTGACACACTTTTTGAATGGAACGGTCACAAATTCCTGTTTTTAGACACGGCAGGCTTAAGAAAAAAATCAAGAGTTGATTACGGTATAGAGTTTTTCAGTGTAGGAAGAACACTTGAGGCCATCAAAAAAGCTGATGTGATTGTTCACGTTATAGATGCACAGGAAGGAGCTACAGAGCAGGACACAAAGATTGCTCATCTGATTCAAAAATATACAAAACCTGCCGTTATCGTGATAAACAAAGTGGACACACTGCCCCAGAGAAAAGAGGTGCTAAACAGAGTTAAAAAACAGGTTAGAGAGAAACTGTATTTTATACCTTATGCTCCTGTTGTGTTTGTTTCTGCAACACAGAGAAAGGGAATAAAACAGCTCCTTCAGGAGATTGTAGAAATTTATAATCAGGCATGGAAAAGGGTAGGAACAGGTCAGCTCAACAGAGCACTGCAGCAGATACTGTCTCTGAGACATCCTCCATCTTACAGGGGCAAGCCTCTAAAAATTTATTACGGAACACAGCTTGAAGGAAAACCTCCATGTTTTCTCCTGTTTGTAAACTATCCAGAAGGCTTTAAAGAGCATTACATAAGGTTTTTAGAAAACAATCTGAGGGAAATACTTGGATTTGAAAAAGCACCTATTAAATTAATCTTCAGGGCAAGAGAAAGCAGGTACGCAGGAGGTGGTTAATGGAAAGGCTGATTGTAGTATCAGCAATACTCCCTATACACCTTCAGAAAGAAGGAAAAGAATATACTGTAAAGGTCAGTCCTGGAGGATTGGTAACTGCCTTAAAGCAGGCACTGAAAAAAAGGCAGGCTATCTGGATAGGATGGGCAGGGGTCAACAGACTCAACAAACAGATGAAAGAACTTATAGTAAAAGAAGGAACAAAAGAAGGGTTTATTCTGTACCCTGTTCCATTTACAGACGAGGAAAGAAAAAACTTCTTTGACGGTTTTTCTAACGGGATAATATGGCCTTTGTTTCATACTTTTCAGGCATATGCAAGATTTGAGCCTTCCTACTGGAACGCCTATAAATCTGTTAATAAAAAGTTTGCACAGATTATTAAAAGGGTTATCCACAAAGATGACCTTATATGGGTTCATGATTACCACTTTTTCCTGCTACCTGAGTATCTGAAAAAGGCAGGGGTTAAAAATAAAACAGCATTTTTCCTTCACATCCCATTTCCCAGCCCAGAGCTGTTTTTCAAAATCCCATGGAGAATAGACCTTTTGAAAGGGCTTCTACAGTATGACCTTATAGGGTTTCATACATACATTGACAGAAAGAACTTTTT
Proteins encoded in this window:
- the der gene encoding ribosome biogenesis GTPase Der, which codes for MFRVAIIGRPNVGKSSLFNRIIGKRKAIVEDIPGVTRDRIVATAQWQGVPFELVDTGGYVEEDTDRFAPYLRKQIEKELELSDLFVFVVDGKEGLTQADKDIADLLRKTDKPVIVAVNKIDNPQQEDRVYEFYELGFEKVIPVSSIQRTGVAELLDEIVKHIPEYEREIPEENRVVEKKDVIKVAIVGKPNAGKSSLLNAILGEERAVVSNIPGTTRDVIDTLFEWNGHKFLFLDTAGLRKKSRVDYGIEFFSVGRTLEAIKKADVIVHVIDAQEGATEQDTKIAHLIQKYTKPAVIVINKVDTLPQRKEVLNRVKKQVREKLYFIPYAPVVFVSATQRKGIKQLLQEIVEIYNQAWKRVGTGQLNRALQQILSLRHPPSYRGKPLKIYYGTQLEGKPPCFLLFVNYPEGFKEHYIRFLENNLREILGFEKAPIKLIFRARESRYAGGG